The nucleotide sequence CACTGTACTATGTCTATCGCTCTGCAGTTAGGTTTTGAAGGAGCGCATCCCTGCCCCCGCTCCCGGGGTCGGGCACAGGGGCCTCGTGTGCTGCACAACATGTCAGAAGGCCAGTTGGTTCCCACAGCCACTGAGCCCTTCACTGATGCAGGACTTCGATGCGATTCCCTTCTGTTGCCAAATCACAGGGCGGTGCTGAACATCCTGCAGCCCTCACACCCTGGGCCCTCCCACCCAAGGAAAGGTCTCCGGGTTGGCACCTCGAGAGAGGGGCGTGTGGTCAAATTCAAGGGGTGAAGCCGTTAATGCAGGGAGGTGCTGTCAAAACTCAGCTGACAAGCGGCCCTGGGATACTGACCCCTCCCACTTGAGATCCTTGTATTGatccaaatttttttgaaaatttatcctcTAAAACTATTTCTTTATTGGATAGTCTGTCAGTTTAAGAGACAGACAGCaggaagcagaagagggagacacaggctcctcaagcacactctgccccaagcgcagagcctgccaggggtgggatctcaggatgctgagaccatgacctgagccacaactgagagtcagatgctaagtGACTGAGCCGCAGGCGTCAAGCCCCGTGTCCCTGCTGTGGGCActccttcccccccccgccccctgcagccACTGAGAGCTCGGGCTGTGGTCTGCGCTCCAACTCCCAGGTCTCCTGGAGGCTACAGTGCAGGCTGCACatcccctctgtcccacctcaggctgAAAGGGCCTCAGCCCTGAGGAAGAATCGGATCTGCCCAACCACCCCCAGCCGGAGGGAGCTGCTGGAGCAGCAGGTAGAAGAACTGGTGCCCGCCTTGCTGCGCTTTGATAACCTGTCCATATTTGAATTCCTTAACTATTTGGTGGAATATGGCACCCCTGAAgaggtgctggacctgctgttTGCAAAGTGAGCACTCTGACCCTCCACAGCCCAGTGGGATGGGCCACCTACTGGTTGGGAGTCTTGGGGAATGTTGCTTAACTTCCCGGTCCCTTGGGCTGCTCCTCCGACTGGAGGAGAGTCACACAGGGCCTAGTCGGGTCCTGTAGGGCAGCCCCCGGTGCCTGGCCTGTGGCAGGTCGGCTAGAGGGGCTGTGCTTGTGCTCATCAGTCGTCTTCTCTCCCCATGACAAAGCCTGTGCCGCCTCCTCACCGTCACCAGGGTCTTGAGCTGGCCTGTTTTGCCATTGAAAGGGAGTTTTGAGTCCATCTGGGGTCTATATCCTGGGGCATTCGGAGTAGGGgtccctggggacacctgggcgcCCAGGCCCACTCGGATATCAGCCATGGGCCTGGCCGGAGCCCTTTCATTCCTCAAGCATTCAGGAAGTGCCAGCAGGTGCAGGTGCTTCTCCAGGAGCTGCCCATGGCCACACgcacagagctgacggcccccCAGGGTTCTGGACTAGTTGGGGTTCAGAGGTGACAGCAGCTATGAGGAGAGATCGGGTCCACAGGACGATTCATGTgatgccccctgccctcctctagATATCGATACATCGTAGCTTCCTGCAAGAACGAAGGAATCCTGGACCAGTGGGAAATGTGAGTGAGCTCTGGACCATGCAGGGgagccttccctctccaggagggccgCGAGGGGGCTGTGGGTTGGAGGGGCTGCTCGACCCTTCACCCCACACGTCTGCAATTCCTGTGACAGGGTAAGGGTCTAAGGCCCCttcaggaaaagagcaaaggagagccGTGGGTGGGATGTGGGCTTTGTGGGAGAGCACTGGGACACCAAAGGGTGACCTCCTCCatgcccatccccccaaccctctgtctgccccacacctgggacccagagcagagggtgtggggagcatcgcactcaccaatctggtggcacctggacccggGTGCACGGCAGGTGCTCAGGAGAGCCAGTGAGGGCTCACGGACCAGACGGCCCCCGCCCCGTgggagattagagtcagtggaaggacaccccttGGGGGCCCCTCATGAGTGAGGCAGGGCAGACCCACGGGAGGGAAGTTTCCCCAGGAAAAACAGTGATGGTCACACTGCTGGTCATGGGCTCCCATGCACAGAGGCTTtgtgccagcccctcctcagcGAGCAGGGCTGTGGCAGACTGGACCGCCAGGTGACAGGTGGACAAGGAGCAGCACTGGCCTCCGACAGCCCCGCATGGGAGGCCGAGGGCCCCGGttcctgcagggcttccccgggacacctcTGCGTGAGGGAGCTCTGTCTTCTGACGCCtctgcccacctgtccctccccagcaccATGTCCTCCTTCCTGACCATCTGGCTGGACTACTATGAGGAGGACTTCCACGATCCCCCAGAATTTCCTGCCCTGACAAAGCTGCTGAACTTCACGGGGCAGTACTTGCCAGGCTCAGTGCTCGACTGTCGTGCCGTGTGTTACCTTTGGCGTTTCAGAAATCTCCATCAAGCGGAGTTTGTGGGTGGAGGTGAGGAGGACTGGGGTGGCCGAGTTGGGGACAGGGTGGGTCACACAGATCAAGCCTCCGTGTTGCTGGGCCGGAGCAGTGGGTAGgctcacaccccatccccacgGGCTGCAGTCTGGGGagacctcccagggctcttgcaCTCACACACATTGAGCGGTGGGAAGAGTGTCCTTGATTTGAGAGGGACGTGGAAAGTCCATCCTGGTgatgatactttgtcttcttggagatGATACTCTGTCTTTGGACCCTGAGCAACACCCTGAACCACCCCAGGAGCACGCCCGAGCTCCGACGGTGGGGCCTGCTGCACCTTTAGGGTCTGAGGGGATGGAGCTGGTCCCAGCTGCTGGAGCTGAGAGCTTGGCCCAAGCCATGATGCCAGCTGCTGTGTTCAAGCCAAGATACGTGGTCGGACCTCTGAATCACTGTCCTGACCTGGAAGAGCTACCTGCAACCCTAGGAGACCTGGAGGCCAAATGGGCCCCACCACCGGCTATCGAGCTCATCGATGTGCCGGAGCAGCCGCCTCACTCAGTGGAGCAACCGGCTTCAGACCCCGAGCAACACCCTGAACCACCCCAAGAGCCCGCCTGAGCCCTGACTGTGGGGGCTGCTGCACCTTCAGGGTCTGAGGTGATGGAGCTGGTCCCAGCTGCTGGAGCTGAGGGCTTGGCCCAAACCGTGATGCCAGCTGCTGTGTTCAGGCCAAGGTATGTGGTGGTCAGATCTCTGAATCCCTGTCCCGACCTGGAAGAGCCACCTGCACCCTTGGGAGCCCTGGAAGCCGAACGGGCCCCACCACCAGCTATCGAGGTCATTGATGTGCTGGAGCAGCCACCTCACTCAGGGGAGCAACCGGCTTCGGACCCCGAGCAACACCCTGAACCATCGTGGCAAGAGCCCCGCCCCGAGGctgactgtggggcctgctgaagCTCCTGGGCCTGAGGT is from Canis lupus baileyi chromosome 20, mCanLup2.hap1, whole genome shotgun sequence and encodes:
- the LOC140611560 gene encoding uncharacterized protein encodes the protein MGMSTLTAAILNRVRDVMASAIRFYGMPLSPQESQPYELLYPKESLVLPWVLSSGGKRQTIPDRHNGFSGVKTREEWKVVSEPSFEQHQEPQGCGCFECWRRWCHRQTQHLRELFRRRCRSSTWDKGWRRRREEEDIPHTPVVIRKEPSTANGDLQGFKAERASALRKNRICPTTPSRRELLEQQVEELVPALLRFDNLSIFEFLNYLVEYGTPEEVLDLLFAKYRYIVASCKNEGILDQWEITMSSFLTIWLDYYEEDFHDPPEFPALTKLLNFTGQYLPGSVLDCRAVCYLWRFRNLHQAEFVGGDDTLSLDPEQHPEPPQEHARAPTVGPAAPLGSEGMELVPAAGAESLAQAMMPAAVFKPRYVVGPLNHCPDLEELPATLGDLEAKWAPPPAIELIDVPEQPPHSVEQPASDPEQHPEPPQEPA